A region from the Benincasa hispida cultivar B227 chromosome 8, ASM972705v1, whole genome shotgun sequence genome encodes:
- the LOC120082440 gene encoding BTB/POZ domain-containing protein At5g47800-like isoform X1: MKFMKLGTRPDTFHTEQATRTVISDAPNDLVIKINNITYLIHKLQFPMLPKCGLLQRLCSNNGNGDDHKTRIELHEIPGGEEAFELCAKFCYGMTINLSAHNLVSAFCAANFLGMNESTNEGNFIVKLESFFLSCILCGWKDSILTLSSSLGLSECSHNLGLTTKCIDSIIHKILTPPSKVTWSYTYTRLGYNKKNHRLVPKDWWTEDIADLNIDLFRCIIAAISSTCILPPPLIGEALHVYTCRWLSDVRDTSTSKTEANVEKNRLILETIISLIPPDKESVSVNFSLRLLSLANILGASQVTKAEIIRRCSLLLEEATVSDLLFPSKDEVDVDEQCLNDVDLVVSVLESFLRRNSDVENAEVLRSITKVGKLIDCYLQVVARDPKMGVAKMIHVAQTLPDLARPSHDHIYKAINIFLKEHPEVSKVEKKRLCRVLNCQKLSPEVRGHAVKNERLPLRTVVQVLFFEQQIKGPKTSSRVAATEELQQDEIRSVPKQRPASGDHETKSRADRQKLRRSESTRSRPNEKEEQKMKRNELLKQSRRKEVVNEGERR; the protein is encoded by the exons ATGAAGTTTATGAAATTAGGAACAAGGCCAGACACCTTCCACACAGAACAAGCCACCAG GACTGTCATTTCAGATGCACCCAATGACCTTGTTATCAAAATAAACAACATCACTTATCTCATTCACAAG CTGCAGTTCCCTATGCTTCCGAAATGCGGACTTTTACAGCGACTTTGCTCGAACAATGGCAATGGTGATGATCACAAAACAAGAATAGAGCTCCATGAAATTCCAGGTGGAGAAGAAGCTTTCGAGCTGTGTGCTAAATTCTGCTATGGAATGACAATCAATCTGAGTGCCCATAACTTGGTCTCTGCTTTCTGTGCTGCTAACTTTCTTGGAATGAATGAATCAACAAACGAAGGGAACTTCATCGTCAAGCTtgaatctttctttctttcttgcaTCCTCTGTGGTTGGAAGGACTCCATTTTAACGCTTTCTTCTTCACTTGGCCTTTCTGAATGCTCCCATAATCTTGGTCTCACTACCAAATGCATCGATTCTATCATCCACAAAATCCTTACTCCTCCTTCTAAG GTCACATGGTCCTACACGTACACCAGACTCGGCTACAACAAGAAGAACCACCGTTTAGTGCCAAAAGATTGGTGGACAGAGGACATAGCCGATCTCAACATCGATCTATTCCGTTGTATAATCGCAGCGATTTCATCAACTTGCATACTACCTCCACCGTTAATCGGTGAAGCTTTGCATGTCTATACTTGCCGATGGCTTTCCGACGTCCGAGACACATCTACGTCGAAAACCGAAGCAAACGTAGAGAAGAATCGACTAATCCTAGAAACCATAATCAGCTTAATTCCTCCAGATAAAGAATCAGTGTCAGTAAACTTCTCACTTAGGCTACTTAGCCTTGCAAATATCTTGGGAGCGTCTCAAGTAACAAAGGCAGAAATTATAAGAAGATGCAGCCTTCTATTGGAAGAGGCAACTGTGAGTGATTTACTTTTTCCTTCAAAAGATGAAGTTGATGTTGATGAGCAATGTTTGAATGATGTTGATTTGGTTGTGAGTGTTTTAGAGAGTTTTTTGAGAAGAAATTCAGATGTGGAAAATGCAGAGGTTTTGAGATCTATAACAAAAGTTGGGAAACTCATTGATTGTTATCTCCAAGTGGTTGCTAGAGACCCCAAAATGGGTGTTGCTAAGATGATTCATGTTGCTCAAACTTTGCCTGATCTTGCTCGACCAAGCCATGATCATATTTACAAGGCTATCAATATCTTTCTCAAG GAGCATCCAGAAGTGAGCAAAGTAGAGAAGAAGCGGTTATGTCGAGTTCTTAACTGCCAGAAACTGTCGCCGGAAGTACGAGGACACGCGGTGAAAAACGAGCGGCTGCCGCTTAGAACAGTGGTGCAAGTTTTGTTCTTTGAGCAACAAATCAAAGGTCCAAAGACAAGTAGCCGAGTAGCAGCCACAGAAGAGTTGCAACAAGATGAGATCAGATCTGTGCCAAAACAGAGGCCAGCCAGTGGCGATCACGAGACGAAATCTCGAGCAGATCGACAAAAACTGAGGAGATCAGAGAGCACAAGATCGAGACCCAATGAAAAAGAAGAGCAGAAAATGAAGAGAAATGAGTTGCTAAAGCAATCAAGAAGGAAGGAAGTTGTGAatgaaggagaaagaagatga
- the LOC120082440 gene encoding BTB/POZ domain-containing protein At5g47800-like isoform X2: MKFMKLGTRPDTFHTEQATRTVISDAPNDLVIKINNITYLIHKFPMLPKCGLLQRLCSNNGNGDDHKTRIELHEIPGGEEAFELCAKFCYGMTINLSAHNLVSAFCAANFLGMNESTNEGNFIVKLESFFLSCILCGWKDSILTLSSSLGLSECSHNLGLTTKCIDSIIHKILTPPSKVTWSYTYTRLGYNKKNHRLVPKDWWTEDIADLNIDLFRCIIAAISSTCILPPPLIGEALHVYTCRWLSDVRDTSTSKTEANVEKNRLILETIISLIPPDKESVSVNFSLRLLSLANILGASQVTKAEIIRRCSLLLEEATVSDLLFPSKDEVDVDEQCLNDVDLVVSVLESFLRRNSDVENAEVLRSITKVGKLIDCYLQVVARDPKMGVAKMIHVAQTLPDLARPSHDHIYKAINIFLKEHPEVSKVEKKRLCRVLNCQKLSPEVRGHAVKNERLPLRTVVQVLFFEQQIKGPKTSSRVAATEELQQDEIRSVPKQRPASGDHETKSRADRQKLRRSESTRSRPNEKEEQKMKRNELLKQSRRKEVVNEGERR; encoded by the exons ATGAAGTTTATGAAATTAGGAACAAGGCCAGACACCTTCCACACAGAACAAGCCACCAG GACTGTCATTTCAGATGCACCCAATGACCTTGTTATCAAAATAAACAACATCACTTATCTCATTCACAAG TTCCCTATGCTTCCGAAATGCGGACTTTTACAGCGACTTTGCTCGAACAATGGCAATGGTGATGATCACAAAACAAGAATAGAGCTCCATGAAATTCCAGGTGGAGAAGAAGCTTTCGAGCTGTGTGCTAAATTCTGCTATGGAATGACAATCAATCTGAGTGCCCATAACTTGGTCTCTGCTTTCTGTGCTGCTAACTTTCTTGGAATGAATGAATCAACAAACGAAGGGAACTTCATCGTCAAGCTtgaatctttctttctttcttgcaTCCTCTGTGGTTGGAAGGACTCCATTTTAACGCTTTCTTCTTCACTTGGCCTTTCTGAATGCTCCCATAATCTTGGTCTCACTACCAAATGCATCGATTCTATCATCCACAAAATCCTTACTCCTCCTTCTAAG GTCACATGGTCCTACACGTACACCAGACTCGGCTACAACAAGAAGAACCACCGTTTAGTGCCAAAAGATTGGTGGACAGAGGACATAGCCGATCTCAACATCGATCTATTCCGTTGTATAATCGCAGCGATTTCATCAACTTGCATACTACCTCCACCGTTAATCGGTGAAGCTTTGCATGTCTATACTTGCCGATGGCTTTCCGACGTCCGAGACACATCTACGTCGAAAACCGAAGCAAACGTAGAGAAGAATCGACTAATCCTAGAAACCATAATCAGCTTAATTCCTCCAGATAAAGAATCAGTGTCAGTAAACTTCTCACTTAGGCTACTTAGCCTTGCAAATATCTTGGGAGCGTCTCAAGTAACAAAGGCAGAAATTATAAGAAGATGCAGCCTTCTATTGGAAGAGGCAACTGTGAGTGATTTACTTTTTCCTTCAAAAGATGAAGTTGATGTTGATGAGCAATGTTTGAATGATGTTGATTTGGTTGTGAGTGTTTTAGAGAGTTTTTTGAGAAGAAATTCAGATGTGGAAAATGCAGAGGTTTTGAGATCTATAACAAAAGTTGGGAAACTCATTGATTGTTATCTCCAAGTGGTTGCTAGAGACCCCAAAATGGGTGTTGCTAAGATGATTCATGTTGCTCAAACTTTGCCTGATCTTGCTCGACCAAGCCATGATCATATTTACAAGGCTATCAATATCTTTCTCAAG GAGCATCCAGAAGTGAGCAAAGTAGAGAAGAAGCGGTTATGTCGAGTTCTTAACTGCCAGAAACTGTCGCCGGAAGTACGAGGACACGCGGTGAAAAACGAGCGGCTGCCGCTTAGAACAGTGGTGCAAGTTTTGTTCTTTGAGCAACAAATCAAAGGTCCAAAGACAAGTAGCCGAGTAGCAGCCACAGAAGAGTTGCAACAAGATGAGATCAGATCTGTGCCAAAACAGAGGCCAGCCAGTGGCGATCACGAGACGAAATCTCGAGCAGATCGACAAAAACTGAGGAGATCAGAGAGCACAAGATCGAGACCCAATGAAAAAGAAGAGCAGAAAATGAAGAGAAATGAGTTGCTAAAGCAATCAAGAAGGAAGGAAGTTGTGAatgaaggagaaagaagatga
- the LOC120083214 gene encoding protein phosphatase 1 regulatory inhibitor subunit PPP1R8 homolog yields MYGRSGLDRFKKAQTLEPFSVTVNSTSHDSAQSSSKEGIQPLVPYSQPRSSHFQTINQHQSHDSQKVIGPEAGPLVGQTQQLTQVGGSQSTWQPPDWAIEPRAGVYYLEVLKDGEVIDRINLDKRRHIFGRQFHTCDFVLDHQSVSRQHAAVIPHKNGSIYVIDLGSAHGTFVANERLTKDSPVELEAGQSLRFAASTRTYILRKNAAALFSRPPLPTEVDLPPPPDPSDEEAVVSYNTLLNRFGLTKSGLPSSSEDSSPASAKEDTRHGRPTKKLRKMRVAFRDQLGGELVEVVGFSDGADVGTEPGPIGVKEGSLVGKYESLVQTTIIPKGKEQSSLKVDNISPKGVTGKLQEILNRVKNPSKSGIYDDLYGESFSGNVGSSWAYSSAGSADKPSSPPKDSIGEASTRNQEENNRSNIDSDDDLFGN; encoded by the exons ATGTATGGAAGAAGTGGCCTTGATAGGTTTAAAAAGGCTCAGACCTTGGAACCATTCTCTGTAACTGTCAATTCTACTTCACATGACTCTGCTCAATCTTCTAGCAAAGAAGGGATTCAACCTCTGGTTCCATATTCACAACCGAGATCTTCTCACTTTCAAACCATTAATCAACATCAATCCCATGATTCACAAAAAGTTATTGGACCTGAGGCAGGGCCATTAGTGGGGCAGACTCAACAATTAACTCAGGTTGGAGGAAGTCAGTCCACTTGGCAGCCTCCTGACTGGGCAATTGAACCCCGCGCAGGGGTTTATTATCTTGAAGTCTTGAAAGATGGTGAGGTTATAGATCGAATTAACCTGGACAAGCGGAGACACATTTTTGGTAGACAATTCCATACTTGCGATTTTGTGCTTGATCACCAGTCTGTATCCCGCCAACATGCTGCTGTTATTCCTCATAAGAATGGAAG CATATATGTAATTGATTTGGGATCTGCTCATGGAACATTTGTGGCTAATGAGAGATTGACTAAAGACTCTCCGGTCGAGCTAGAAGCAGGACAGTCTTTGCGGTTTGCTGCATCGACAAGAACTTATATCTTGAGAAAGAATGCTGCAGCACTTTTTTCTCGTCCCCCATTGCCCACCGAGGTTGATTTACCACCACCTCCTGATCCGTCTGATGAGGAGGCTGTTGTTTCTTATAATACACTACTTAATCGCTTTGGTCTTACCAAATCTGGCCTACCTTCATCATCTGAAGACAGCAGCCCAGCAAGTGCAAAAGAAGATACACGGCATGGAAGACCTACCAAAAAGCTTAGGAAGATGAGAGTGGCTTTCAGGGATCAACTTGGAGGGGAGCTGGTTGAAGTTGTGGGTTTCTCAGATGGTGCAGATGTAGGGACAGAACCTGGTCCAATAGGTGTTAAAGAAGGAAGTCTGGTTGGGAAATATGAATCTCTGGTGCAGACTACCATAATACCAAAAGGCAAGGAGCAGTCTTCTTTGAAGGTAGATAACATTTCTCCAAAAGGCGTGACTGGTAAATTACAAGAAATCTTGAATAGGGTAAAAAATCCATCAAAAAGCGGAATTTATGATGACCTTTACGGAGAATCATTTTCAGGAAATGTGGGTTCATCATGGGCATATTCTTCTGCTGGTTCTGCTGATAAACCGTCTTCCCCTCCTAAAGATTCAATCGGTGAAGCTTCCACTCGGAACCAAGAAGAAAATAACAGGTCCAATATAGACAGTGATGATGACTTGTTTGGTAATTGA